One window of the Eucalyptus grandis isolate ANBG69807.140 chromosome 6, ASM1654582v1, whole genome shotgun sequence genome contains the following:
- the LOC104450591 gene encoding protein MOR1-like produces MLWVELEAVEVFLDAMEKAIKNKVAKAVVPAIDVMFQALSEFGAKIVPPKRILEMLPELFDHQDQNVRASSKGLTLELCRWIGKDPVKSILFEKMRDTMKKELEAELVNVSGTAKPTRKIRSEQDKEPEQEIVSDVVGPGPSEEAVADAPQEIDEYELVDPVDILTPLEKSGFWEGVKATKWSERKEAVADLTKLASTKKIAAGDFTEISRTLKKLITDVNMAVAVEAIQAIGNLARGLRSHFSGSSRSLLPVLLEKLKEKKPIMTEALTQTLQAMHKAGCLNLVDVVEDVKAVVKNKVPLVRSLTLSWVAYCIETSSKAVVLKLHKDYVPICMEGLNDGTPEVRDAAFSALAAIAKSVGMRPLESSLEKLDDVRKKKLSEMIGSSGGAVPTGAGAATVQASGGISSSVEVVDSSFVRRSAASMLSGKRPLPASNPGKKGGTVKSGGGKKGEGTAQAKPSKAVVPEDVEAIIFL; encoded by the exons ATGCTATGGGTGGAATTGGAGGCAGTGGAAGTTTTTCTG GATGCTATGGAGAAAGCAATCAAGAACAAAGTTGCTAAGGCTGTTGTCCCTGCAATTGATGTTATGTTTCAGGCATTAAG TGAATTTGGGGCAAAAATTGTACCGCCGAAGAGGATATTAGAGATGCTTCCCGAACTGTTTGACCACCAAGATCAGAATGTTCGGGCATCATCCAAAGGACTGACCCTTGAGCTTTGTCGTTGGATTGGGAAAGATCCTGTTAAATCcatattatttgagaaaatgcgAGATACAATG aaaaaagaattggagGCTGAGCTGGTAAATGTTTCGGGGACAGCAAAACCAACACGAAAAATTAG ATCTGAACAAGACAAAGAGCCAGAACAGGAAATTGTATCTGATGTTGTGGGTCCCGGTCCTTCTGAAGAAGCTGTGGCTGATG CCCCTCAGGAAATAGATGAATACGAGCTTGTTGATCCGGTTGACATTCTGACTCCTTTGGAGAAGTCAGGTTTCTGGGAGGGAGTG AAAGCTACCAAATGGTCAGAGAGGAAAGAGGCGGTCGCAGACCTAACCAAGCTggcttcaaccaaaaaaattgcTGCTGGTGACTTCACAGAGATAAGCCGTACACTGAAGAAG CTTATTACGGATGTGAACATGGCTGTCGCAGTAGAAGCCATCCAAGCTATCGGAAACTTGGCTAGGGGACTGAGATCCCATTTTTCAGGAAGTTCCCGCTCCTTACTTCCGGTTTTACTG GAAAAACTCAAGGAGAAAAAACCGATCATGACTGAGGCACTTACTCAAACTCTTCAGGCAATGCATAAGGCTGGGTGCTTAAATCTGGTGGATGTTGTTGAAG ATGTTAAAGCTGTGGTAAAAAATAAAGTTCCTCTTGTGCGATCGTTAACTTTGAGCTGGGTGGCATATTGTATCGAAACAAGTAGCAAGGCAGTTGTTCTCAAGTTGCACAAGGATTACGTGCCGATTTGTATGGAG GGCCTCAATGATGGGACGCCAGAGGTCAGAGACGCTGCCTTTTCAGCTTTGGCAGCCATAGCTAAG TCAGTTGGCATGAGGCCTTTGGAGAGTTCGCTTGAAAAACTTGATGAtgtgagaaaaaagaaactctcTGAAATGATTGGGAGTTCTGGAGGCGCTGTTCCAACTGGTGCTGGGGCAG CTACTGTCCAAGCTTCTGGTGGGATCTCTTCCTCAGTGGAG GTTGTAGACAGTTCATTTGTTAGAAGGTCAGCTGCTAGCATGCTTAGTGGAAAGAGGCCACTTCCTGCTTCG AATCCGGGCAAAAAGGGAGGCACCGTCAAATCTGGTGGCGGAAAGAAGGGAGAGGGAACTGCACAGGCTAAACCTTCGAAAGCTGTTGTACCTGAAGATGTGGAGGCGATAATATTCCTTTGA